In the genome of Lathyrus oleraceus cultivar Zhongwan6 chromosome 4, CAAS_Psat_ZW6_1.0, whole genome shotgun sequence, the window TGCTCTCTTATAAGGAATGCCTCTGTAACATCTGAACAAGCGCCATCAGCAGTTCTGAAGGTTCTGCTTCAAAGGATTATTGTTTATATCAAGTCAACAACTCTGAAAGTGGTCGTCCATATTAGTTCTAATCAAGACTCTGATATAAGGCAATTTCAGAACCTGGGAACCCAAGACTCTGAAGTCTCATTCCAACCAGGTTTTGAAGACATACTTTAACTTCTAATCATGCTttaactaattctataaaaaTTCTCTGAATAAGGAATTTAAGTATAAAGATAACAATGAATCAGATTAAGCTTCAATAAACGTCTATAAGAAGTCTCTGGCCATAAGTTATCTAAATAAGATCACGTGACAATGGTACACTACTTTATGTCAAATTAAGATAAAGTAATATTGTCAAGATCTGATCTCTTCAATTATTATAAACTCTATTCTGCTTCTCTTAACGTCTTTATGCTAGCTAAGTTTAAAGTACACTTCATGTACTCTAGCTAAAGACATTCAACGGCTACTTGTACCATTGATAGTTTCAATCTTCAACAGTATATTCTCAGTATCTATTTAAGAAGAATATTGAAAACATTCAAATGGGTTGGCTGGTTCTGACCAATAATGAATGAGGTTGAAGAATATGTGACTGTGTTCACCAAGATGTGATACTAGTTCACAGTATaggttgagagagagagagagagaaagagagaggagaggagagagagagagagactaaGTTTATATAGAAAACAAAGATAAAAGAAACACACACTAAATTGAAAATATAACCACACAAGTTAAGTCTTCCACACTTAAGAGTAATCAACTTATATTTTTCTCAATAGTGTGTAACCTTTGTGTATCTGTTTAACTAAGAAGCACACACATAAACACAAGGTTAATACCAGACTCTTTTTTTAAGAGAATCTGAAGACTCTAGCCGATGTGCTCAGAGTAAGTCTCTTTATGCTAAACTGAGCAAATAAGTCTCTTGTTTGGTGCTTGAGCAAATACTTTTTTGGGATAGgttgagcaaggaagtctcatACTTGCGAGCAGAGTATGATGTCTCTTTCTGGATAAATTGAGCAGGAAGTCATGAGCGGGTAGTTCAGGAAAGAAAGTCTCTTGCTTGAGGGCTTGAGAATAAGTCTCTTTCCGTGGGATTGAGCATGAAGTCCTGAACAGGTAGTTCAGGCAAGAAAGTCTCTTGCTTGAGGGCTTGAGCAGAAGTCTCTAGGTTGATTAAGAAAATTGTAATATGAGTGATTATAGAAAAATATATTTTGCTGCAAGGGGACTTGACTACTCTCAGTTTGAGAGGAACCAAGATATATTTGTGTCTATTTATTTACTTATGCATTTATATTTTGTTGTACAACAAACTCTGAAGTCAAACTCTAATTTAATTCAGACTTTACTTGGATCAAAATATGAGCTTAACATATCAAGTTCTGAattgttttaagaaaaataagTAAATTTCCCCATACACAATTCAATCCCCCTTCTTGTGTATAGGCTTCTCACCTTCAATATTGGGTAAAAGATTTGAGAAAATATGTATGTGCTttgaatattgatgtttgaatGTAGAAAATATGGACATAAACTCTAATTGGAATAAATGTTGAATTTCCTTGAAAATAAGGAATAAACAAATAACCTAATTGAAAATCATTCAAGTAACTGCTTTGAATTAAAAATATTGAAAGAAAGGACACAAATTCATACATCTTCTCACAAACTCTTTTCTCTTCATGACTTAAGTTCTATAGAGAATACTTAATGAATTTTTCAATCCTTGTATACATGACTTAACTCGTATTATAAACTATTACAATGTTATTCGTCGATAATGGTTATCTTCACATGTAGTCCCTTGCGTGATCTTCAGCCTTCCAGTATGTTTCCACATGTCTTCGACACTTGAACTGCTCTTTTAAATCTCCTAACTGCTTCTGTCAAAAGTGTCTTATGTCGAACCTTGGACCATAACGTCGAAATGATTTAGCTACTTGTACTTAGCCTGTGAATTTATCTCATTTCTATTTCTATCAATTATGTCAGATCAGAATAACCCTTTTCGAGATCCTGAACATGTTTTGAAGAGAGAGTGATCCTAATCTTGTGGATTTGTTTCTAAGACTCTTCCAAAGCAGGCTAGGTAGGTTTCAATTCACATGCTTTATGATACATAACCTATTTATCATCATTATTGGCCCGCACTGTCGCAACTAGGATATATGCATACAAGTTCTCTAGGAATCTAAATCTAGCATGACATTATCAGGTGTTTTTTATCTCCTTTAGTGCATCCTCTTGGTCAGCTTCGAAATAGTTCACCACAATCTCCAGTGCATCAGTTTTTGTCATCCTAAAGTTGTATAATAGTCTTCCCCTGATTGAAAGATGTAGCAATGCATGACATATCATTAAGTGTGATGGACATCTCACCGTGCGGAAGATGAAAAATTGACTTCTGAGAGTGAACAAATGTTGAAAGCATGCCATGGTTAATAATAGTATAACCAGTCATGCATAAATCTCATATCCTAGATAGTTGCATGTCATCATGAAACCACTACTCCTCAGGCTCCTGCAACCTCACAATCTTCCTACCATGGTTAATGTATTTTTAAAGAATCACAGTACTGCAAAAAATACATCATCGTCGAAAAGTTCAAGTATTATAACAAATGTATTTCAAATAATATATAAAGATAAATTTTACCTCCTCATTCCACACGTGTCTGGAAGCATGGTCCACATATAGAGGCACCAATGATATGTCATACGATCCTCCTCCAATTTTTTTAAGGAACGGCTGCAACGGCAACATGTGCATCAACCTGGATTGGTAGGGCTTCCGGGACAGCAGCAGGTGACACCTGCCACTAGGAAGATGAAGCCGAAGACACCTCAATCCCATAAGTTCACGTAAATGAATCAAATGAACTAGCATAGACCAGTGGTCACGAGGGTCAGACTCTTTTCATGTGAACATATGCATGTTAAGACACTCTATCGTGCCTTAGTTGCTCTTGGTTGTCAACCATGCTACCTATGATTAAACTAGACAAACCAGACaaagtaaaaaaaaaatcaaaccCTCATAAAAGAGATTCAAAATCAAACCAAACAATGCAGACAGACAAAATACTTAAGTGCACTTTCGTATTCTTGGAAAATTAAATTATGAACAAATAAGTAAGTGCACTTCCGTAATTACCTGCAACCCAAAAAACACGACAATGACAGAAACGCAGAGAAACCACAAAGGGACAAAAGGCATTGTTCAGTTAAATTACCTAACAATGAATATAGCTACCTATATATTGATGTATATTACACAACATAATCTTCCTATTTTTTATTGCATGCATGTATAGAAAATCAAATGTGAAAAAAACTTGGATTGAAAAACTTATCAAATGTGTAGTTAATTTTGAGCACTTCGATTAATTGGATTTTGAGAGTAGAAATTGACAAACTACTTGGATTTGATGAAGTAGAAAAAAAACTTAGATTGATAAATTTTTTTGGAAGTGAGAAGAGTTTTAGTTTGTTTTGTTGAAAATGAGAAATGAGGAAAGTCTGATGTGTATTTGATTAAAATCTCATTCGAAGATGTACTTTCGTAAATTATATGTAGATGCATTTCCATATTAATTTTTGACAAAATATAAATATGACTCACTTACGAATAGATTAAATATAGACTCGAATGCGTCTCGAAGCGTATTTCCAAATTGCTTGGACAATTTTGATTTTTCACAAATTATACCCTACTTTTAAACCACATTAAAAATAAGAGTAACTAAAAAAAACACCATatccaaaaatccaaaaaaaagATACATATATTTCCTGAAATTGAGATTAGATTTTGTTAAGTATAAGACAAATTTAAACCACATATACTCTATAAAACAGAATGAAAATAGTTATAATCCTCAAGGTTAAAGAAGAGATTTCATAGCATGTGCCATCAGAGAAGAAGAAACAAAAACTCAACAATCAACTACACTTTTTAAATAAAGAAAAGTACATATAAAAAAGGTAAAGAATAGAAGCACAAAAAACTCATGTTTATTAAGAAACAATAGATAAATGATGTTTCAATTGCAAAGAAGAAGGGTCCACCACAACCATAACACAACCAATTGGAGCCTCTTACTCTTCAATGAGTTGCAAGTACATTTTCACCTTTCAAATACCTCTCCTTAATTGTTGAATTATCTTCTTGAGTTCATTCTCAGCCATGGCTAATACTGATAGTCTCAGTAATCTTGATATAAACAGTATCTGTGATGATGGCTCTGTCAGGAATTTTTCTGCTAACTGGTAACTCTTCTATAAACTCATATCATATGTTATGTGTATTTCTGGTTTTAATCATTCGGTTTTGAGGAAAAGGGTCATAGTAATCTAGTGTTAGAATGATAGGTGAGAAATGATTATTTTGGTTAGAACTTGGAAGCATATTTTGGTTAGATCTGAGAGAGTTGTTGCTAGCATATATGAATCATGTACATCTTCCAAGTGTTTTACTAGAAATATAACAAACAATTTGTATTCAATTCTTGTTATAATACTGTTGGGTTTGATTCAAGTTTTTGTTATTTAATTTAGATCTTGATATTTATTTTGATTTCTTAAGAAACATCTGTATATGTATAGTCCGATCAAGATCAAATAATCCATATTTCAATGTAGATTCGTTTGTCTGGTCTAGATAAAATGGTCTAGACGTGGTTGAATGTGTATAGTCATCAGAGTTGTCTCAAATTTTTGGAGACTCTGTGTAGGTTAATTGCAGCTTAATCGACAAAACAAATAGAGGTTTTATTTAAACACGATTTATGTGTTTTTCCCCTTGTTGCTCTTCAGGCCAATGTCAACATCTGGACAgaatgcaaaaggtcaatttgCCATTCTCTATAATGGAAGCATGTGTGTATATGATGGAATTCCTAGAGAAAAGGTAAAACACCTATTGGAAGATTTCACTCCAGCACCTTCATTAGTTCACTTTGTGTCATGGTTTTAACACAATCATTTGTTTATTCTTTGCTTATCAGGTTGAAGAAATATTGATGATGGCTGCTGCCACTGCCAAGTCTTCTGAAATGAAAAGTGGAATTCCATTCACTTCACTGTTTACCAGTTTTGCCACACCTTCTTCTCCACAAGGAACTTCTAACAATGTGCCTTCTCCTCCATCAGTCTGTTTTCCTGCTGCTGACAAGAGTTCCATTTGCAGGATGCAAGGTAATAACTTCATCATTACGAGAACTATACACTACTATGTAGCACCTGACACCTCTGGAAAAAAGCGTGTCTCTATCGGTGTCTATAATTTTTTAAAGTTATTACTGTGTCCACGTGTCAGTGTCGATATCATGTTTCTGATGTGTGTGCTTCGTCGATATAATATCATTACATTGAAATGTTTTGTTTCAGAATTTCCATTAGCACGCAGACAGTCACTTCAAAGTTTTCTTGAGAAGAGAAGGATGAGGTATGTATATGTCATGTTAATTTGGATTCAGTTTAAAGAATTTCCGAAGTTGTAAATTTTTTTATTGAGTTCATTTTTGTATAATTCTTGAATAAAGGGTACGTGGCAAAGTACCTTATACCTCTTCATCATCAAAAGGAACTAACAACATTGACAACAACTTCAACACAGCATTGGTTCCTTCCACTTGAAGACAGATATGTTATGTTATGTTTTCTACACAATATTATAAGCctaattaatttattattattattattattattattattgtttttgaACCTTAATGTGTATGTTATACTATGCTTAAAGTGTTGTTAATGTGTCTGAACAATTGATTATCAATTATGTGTTATTTCCTTTGTACTCTATTGGATGTTAACCACTGATTCCAACTTACTGAAGAAAATCTGACACACTTGTTACTCTACTTATTCAGCACCAAAATATTTCCTCCATTAATACTATATGAAGATGTGTGAGACATTTAAATACTATGTCTGAATTTGACTACAACACCAAAGTTAAGATTGTTATTACAATTGAGAAGTACTATTCAAAGTTGTATGTTTGTAGTCCACTAAAGTTTCTCCTACTAATTTAAAAATTGAATATTGAAGATAATTGTTCCACTTCGCATTCAACTAAGGTGTTCGCTGTGCGTTTTGGAAATAATCACttgatttaaaaataaatttatttataGTTCGGTTTGATTTTGAATAACTAGTTTAAAAATCGATCTGATCCAATTTAATATCATTTGATTTagattaattttttttatctaaattataaagtatatttttttattaatataataaaaatactaataaataataaatttatataatatataacatatactatattaaaaaaataataaataaataaaataataaaattaaatagATTAAATTGAACTAATAGCattatttaataataaattaataCAACATATCATTAATAAAAAAAAGTATTGATATGTTACCtattaatgatttttttattaatttgGATTTAAATACCCCAACTAGGTGACAGTTGGTAGGGTGTAGGTTGAGATTATGACTGCTTATAAGTCATTAGATTTCAAGACAGAAAAAATAATGTATGGTCTGGTTTAGTTTTGGATGACTAATCAAATAGTTACTTGAATATCTTTTGTTAGTTGaaattttttatcaaaataactctaatttttaaaaaaaaaattccaaaataattctgattttaaaaaaattctcaatCTATCCCACTTTTACTCCATCTTTTAGAGGAGGCGTCAGATCAATTGGCGTCGGCTCCTAAAGTTAGAGAGGAGATGCCAATTGAATTTGCTACAGCATATGGTGCCTCAGTGTAAAGTGCAattttttgtgttataaatagaggtgttgtgtgaatcatttttccacatctcatttcatcattttgcatACATGTTTGGTGTTTGTCGGCGCTATGGAAATGTGgtttattcgagagacaaacctcCGATGTTGATGCTCTTCGGGAACATCACTAGTTTCGATCAACTAAAGAGGGAGTTGcttcgttggttagatggaaaaataccataaggggaaaaattagaagtattgagagactcgatagtATATTTGGTTAGGTGCGAGtcaaaactgataaggatgctagggaaatgatgttttGACGATTGTAATCAGTTAAGAATGTTATGTTTTAAGTTTGCTTATGTTGCAGTGGTGTTTGTTGTTGAtcttgttgtaacaaaaagataatgatatataaaaatccaaggttacaaaaTTTAAAAGGAGATACTATCTTATGATGCAGATGTTGCTCCTagattgggacagttgttcttattgtgtcctggttgacgacatatactacatagtcttatcattttatcagtcaTATCCGTTTCTATTCTAATATGCGTGCTGTTTGaccgtccttttttctttcttcgcatctcatcgttgtgctaaactatgtcaccttcatatggaggtcaatattcctccattggtagcactgagaagtttttgttatacacattcatgacggTAATGACCTTGTAAATATCAGATAGATGGCTCTAAGTGTCCTTGCGAGTATGTGCGCATGCCGgaatgacatgggagcaaggaatacggaaGGCCTTTAACTTTtcacagtcgcaccaacttctgtttagtttgacaacataggataaatttggcctcccctcattgtggtccattgtttcctgtacGCTGAATTTTTTTCTATGGCGGTCAAAGACTGTTACCGTGTGTGTGCTAGCTTTAATACtctcctctttcatcactttcatacaacattcactgaatatttgacccgacattaacactgcactccatctttcacctctggttgctAAGGTAGAAGTCAACCTATAATAGGTTGTTCTGACCAAAGCGGTTATTGATAGATTTCTAATACCTTTGAATACATctttcacattcccgtatgcacaaaatTAAGTACTTAAaaatggactatatttacttactttatagattattatctctaaataatatttttacctttatggtgcagatggttggcacgtggtatgagttataacagatgtctTAGACACTGTATTATCCAGTATCGCAATCTCTTtgatcaccttcgaccgacagatATATGGTCATTAACCTAACTATttcgtaataatttgttaatttcttctaccaaATTTATAATCTAACATATGTTCACATTTCGGTTCATTTGACGTCCatacctaaatttggatcatgaccatgaaatcaacgaacaagatGCATCTGTTTGGACTGCATGCATACCGATCATATgattcaccactgtggagatgcacaatagtgatTGTGTTAAATTGCAGTTTGGTATGCTTtaacacatcccagatcccccggCAACCCTAGGAGAATGTCATctacgcaaagttaacgaccaatggaactttaacccatgacaaagcttcgctagatctgagtgttACAAATGGgagcaccgccatgaccatgtcttaactggcgttgtgatgccaactgaagaaaaaccaggttgtaattatatggcttggtacagatcagTTGGTTTTGAACAGAAAAGTTGCTCCCCTTCATattacctttccaaagagtccaagattatggcatttggatcattttttagtgacttgcgcatgggtgcaatgcatggccctatttggaaagatttgaattcaattttcatttcaacattgcatggttCCATGTCATGGTTTCAACATCATTTGGAATTGagtttggaccttttgacatcatttGATGGGCTTTGCACATGCTCATGCAAGCATGCATGAGAgcattgctatttttggatttgGAATGGAAGTGTGAGAAAAGTAATCATCATGCTATAAATGCATGGTCCTTGAGCTCAGAAGGAGGatcctcttgcccaagctttgcaTTGCTTCTTCCttaacctccattaaaggataaacttgaagatttcaattgaaatcgagttttaATTCCATTCCTGTTTtaagattgaaactccaagaattcaaGCCCTTTGATCATTCATTTCATCTCCTGCAAGTGTATAGGAGCAAGCCAAGCCAAattagaagcaagatcaagctcaattgaagcaaaccgaaggtgaattttcagatttttcacCTCTTagattctccctcaattctccaccattttgcttgttctttggttgtctgaagacctatcaatgtaggcaacaagattgagttactttgaggttaaatctaagcaactcagttcatactcctcaattttcaattccatgtatctttcaatatagtgAAAATTGGAGAATTTTGAGGGCAAATTTAGATTCTTGGcaattttctcttcaaattagtgtatgcACTTTTAATTTGGTGAAGattgatggtggaccagtccggtgaggtccaccggagaagatgatcggagccctagctctgaTGGTGTGGTGGCAAGGTCATATCCATCATATCATCTCTCCACATTCTAATCACATCCATTGCTTTTGATTACTCATGTTCCAATGTATTGACTAAGGTCTTTGGTAGGCTGCACGCGTGTggtcatcagatctgccacctcaattaatgagggggatctgatgacccttgttttttcttatttttattttatttttgattttatatttaatccctttattttgtttaattcatattaaattcattttaatccaaaaaaatatgggactttcaaaaaaaatctttaaatattttcctcttccatattttgaattaaaatcatttttttggattaattttgatattttttgtaaattaaatgattttggacttgtttttaaatattttaaaatacttctgactttccaaaaaaaataattttttgtGTCTAAGGTCTTTTGtccttgtttgacctaggataaatcctttcccatttatttggtgatttgaagggatttgaggttttgtccatttaaaaattcattttaattcattttaaaattgatttttatttgtttatatgttaaaaaatattgttgagccatttgattgactttgtgacgtttgactttctgtttggccttggtcatggttgatttgaacttttatttgatcaatacttttggatttagggggttggtgaaatgcacatttcatccctcaagatgaattgatagtattgatcagatgaaattcctcttGTTTTCAATTTGGttttctatttccccttccctcttcatctttatccctcttcttcttcattccatcattgaccttgtgtcagatgaatcaacatgagtctgactgagataggttcatctccttttatttttgtgtgtggtatgttttaggagattagtcctttgtaccatgtctctaacatgtctcagatagttgtgattGTTTAACATAGAGTTAAATATGTCccaaaaaggcataacattcttgtaagtgcgattgtaagtctcccattcttcatggcattatgtgaagacttttttccatttgtgagagctagtggtATACTTGTTAATTTATCAAAGTTGGAGCCCTGCTCATAGATGATGTCTTAGTTTAGatcttcatacttgtgaatggatggttgagtgttctccaaggaatgacttaaacaaattgAACTCTTCACTAACAATTGACTAACCTCTTATTAACATtactttactttcaagtcatttacttaatacaatttaaattcaagtacttttatcattcattgtcatttataTTTCATACAAGATGTTTACGTTTCAGCCATTTTTATTTTTGCTCACTTAAGTCATATCATTTGTGCTTGTATATActgtgtgcttgtgattttgttttgttaTGGTCTCAGGACCTTcaaatacttaataacaacaaaaaccctaaaaaatatgttggtggactgttggacctctgtTGAACTTGGTCTGAGCTTTAAGACTTAGAATAGGCAATATTCCCTATGCTCTgaaggacttggtcaatgccatTATTTTGAGACCGATCCATCCTTGGCagtgcctttcatctgatgcaagcctttCCACTTGGGATTTATCTGttactttgtctttgtgcttaattgttatgTTGTTATTCTGATTTGATGTTTGATGATTGTTTCCGTGAGTTTGCCAAGAAaatatttcatatgatacattTGAATGTATTGAAGATTTCTTGCTATTGGAGTGTTGGCTTAGATATtatggctatatttatttgatgccttggtcttcattaTTGTTTGCTTGGATTTTGCTTATGCTTCTtgcttgctcaaaagtccaaaggaaatgggtttctatatgacattcttgtcttgtggattgcttcccattggtcaaatcttttcaactcttaacttttaaattcttgtctagggtagtcccttcatctcctcccacttcttaaatttaaaaatctctccctcttttcaaaaccttctttgtttttgttttcaactcatacatgttttaatgagtagaaactttggccttatgccaatgaattttcaaacattttcttaatcaactttgcgaataaacttaattatattgacttaactttcaaaaaatacaaaaataattaacaacttcatttaaatcttttggccattttgtgtcattttctctttaaacctttgttaaaatcaatccaccaacttctttgaaaCTTTTACtacgaactacggggttttgatccctcatttttatgttagtacgtaggaataagaccgaaggtcttgtcaaacacaaaaatgtaataaatgaattcttttctcatcctcccatcccatttttatcaaacatttttttcaaaaaaaaatacttgcacacaaaaaagggtttcctaggacactttgggtgctaatacctcccctctgtgtaaccaacccccttacctataacctttggcattttattaattttgatttgaaaacttattatctttgggctttgttcatacttttcccttttcctttggaaataaataaggtgtggtggcgactctgatttttcaattgacatcgggtttatccatagctcgatggtcacGAATGCACCGCTACACCTACTTCTGCAAAGATTTGGGAGTCCGGACAAAATTTGTGTCCATTTTAAACCCTCAAGCCAACGATCAAGCTAAGTTAGCCAATAAAGTCATTCTTAAGGGACTTAAGATGGAGAATGACAATGCCAAGGGATTATGAGCAGAACTACACCCGAAATATTATGGATATGTCTCACCACTCCGCATTACACCGCCATGGAAACTGTGTTTTGCATGGTCTACATAGCAGACACCATGTTACTTGTGGATATCGAAACACCCTCATGGAAAAGATCCAAATTCAATGAAGAGGAGAATGAGACAGGATTGAAGTGTGTGGTAGACTTGATCAACGAGTTAAGGGAAGCCCCCCATATCCAAGAGTTTGATGTTAAACACAAAGCCGCCATAAGATACAACTTCAGAGTCAAACAAAGAGAAATGCAAGAGGGAGACTTGGTATTAAAAGAGGTGGTTTAACCCTCCCAGAAGGGAAAACTACAACCTAAGTGGGAGGGGCCATACCACATATTTCAGAAACTTTCTCGTGGAGCATACAAGTTATAGGAACCAGAAGGACCAATGTTACTCATAACCTGGAATTCTCTTCACCTTAGATATTATTAAAGTTAAATTACTTGTAATTCTCTAATAAATGCCATGCTTATGTATCTATAAACAATTCTAGTGAGTGATGTATTTCCCATAGGAATGTTTTCTTCTGGATGTTTTATATGCTAGACTTCATGGTGAAGATCATTATCGCCCCTCAAGACAACATTTTATAAGTTAGACTTCATGGTGAAGATCCTTTATGCCCCTCGAGACAAGTACTTAAGAATCACGCCAAAGAGGTGCGACAAATATCTAGCTTGAGAGACAGTTGGAGCAAAAAAATTCATATCCCTTGGGTTTTAATGATAACATGGTACTTAAAGAAAAATTGGGCATACTAATATGTGTTCAAGTGTGCAGGATCATAAGCTTAAAATCCAATTCATAACTGGGCCTGTTGAAAGCATATGTAGAAAAGCTAAAAGTCTCAAATTCTGAAGGATCAGAATCTGATAACTCTGAATGTGGTGTTTAAACTTCTGAAGGATCAAAGTTTGAACGTGGTATCACTGTTTCTGGTGACAACTCAGACTCTGGAGACCTTGGCTAAAGGTGTTCAGCCTCTGATTCGTACACTGTCTCCATAGTATACCAATCTTGTAAACACCAAACTTATGGAAAAGGTCAATAATAGTTTCTTATGCAAGGCTCGAGAAAATTTGATGTGATCTTTTAAGTCTGCCCCAATGTTAGATGCCcaagtttgcttatttgagctatcaaatgtgggcatctttcactcc includes:
- the LOC127138745 gene encoding protein TIFY 3: MANTDSLSNLDINSICDDGSVRNFSANWPMSTSGQNAKGQFAILYNGSMCVYDGIPREKVEEILMMAAATAKSSEMKSGIPFTSLFTSFATPSSPQGTSNNVPSPPSVCFPAADKSSICRMQEFPLARRQSLQSFLEKRRMRVRGKVPYTSSSSKGTNNIDNNFNTALVPST